Within Lolium rigidum isolate FL_2022 chromosome 5, APGP_CSIRO_Lrig_0.1, whole genome shotgun sequence, the genomic segment taaaccctagccctagcccctaaaccctagccctaaccctacacctaaccctaaccaatagatcaggcacaccgtcgatcgtgtgataatggctctagctgcgggtatatgtgccaaagggtcccaatctttggttctccatgtgtatatgtactaaacaaacctaaaagaatgaaaagttacattggtgcaccctcgcgcggagaaatctagggggtagacccgcagggcacacgttccgctgttttgggggaggagggggataacgaccgccggagcaccggaaccccaccaaaccttgcatgtggacctattatatgtgtcaaagtgtggtgcaaggtgtaatggtgcaaaagtagctcccctaaaccctaaaccctaaagcggggaggcttcgagccctaaacccctctaaatccctaaaccacgacgccggaggctgcggaaccatgcatcataaaccctaaccctaaccctaaaccctaaacctatacctaaccataaatacttaccctttaacctaaaccctagccctagcccctaaaccctagccctaaccctacacctaaccctaaccgagtagaccgagcacaccgtcgatcgtgtgataatggctctaggctgcgggtatatgtgccaaagggtcccaatctttggttctccatgtgtatatgtactaaacaaacctaaaagaatgaaaagttacattggtgcaccctcgcggagaaatctagggggtagacccgccagggcacacgttccactgttttgggggaggagggggataacgaccgccggagcaccggaaccccacaaaaccttgcatgtggacctatgatatgtgtcaaagtgtggtgcaaggtgtaatggtgcaaaagtagctcccctaaaccctaaaccctaaactggggaggcttcgagccctaaacccctctaaatccctaaaccacgacgccggagctgcagaaccatgcatcataaaccctaaccctaaccctaaaccctaaacctatacctaaccataaatacttaccctttaacctaaaccctatccctagcccctaaaccctagccctaaccctacacctaaccctaaccagtagatcaggcacaccgtcgaccgtgtgataatggctctagctgcgggtatatgtgccaaagggtcccaatctttggttctccatgtgtatatgtactaaacaaacctaaaagaatgaaaagttacattggtgcaccctcgcggagaaatctaggggtagacccgtcggggcacacgttccgctgttttgggggaggagggggataacgaccgccggagcaccggaaccccaccaaaccttgcatgtggacctatgatatgtgtcaaagtgtgatgcaaggtctaatggtgcaaaagtagctcccctaaaccctaaaccctaagctgggaggcttcgagccctaaacccctctaaatccctaaaccacgacgcggagctgcagaaccatgcatcataaaccctaaccctaaccctaaaccctaaacctatacctaaccataaatacttaccctttaacctaaaccctagccctagcccctaaaccctagccctaaccctacacctaaccctaaccgatagatcgagcacaccgtcgatcgtgtgataatggctctagctacgggtatatgtgccaaagggtcccaatatttggttctccatgtgtatatgtactaaacaaacctaaaagaatgaaaagttacattggtgcaccctcgcgcggagaaatctagggggtagacccgtcggAGCACACGTTcattgttttggggggaggagggggataacgaccgccgagcaccggaaccccaccaaaccttgcatgtggacctatgatatgtgtcaaagtgtgatgcaaggtctaatggtgcaaaagtagctcccctaaaccctaaaccctaaaccggggaggcttcgagccctaaacccctctaaatccctaaaccacgacgccggagctacgagaaccatgcatcataaaccctaaccctaaccctaaaccctaaacctatacctaaccataaatacttaccccttaacctaaaccctagccctagcccctaaaccctagccctaaccctacacctaaccctaaccagtagatcaggcacaccgtcgatcgtgtgataatggctctagctgcgggtatatgtgccaaagggtcccaatctttggttctccatgtgtatatgtactaaacaaacctaaaagaatgaaaagttacattggtgcaccctcgcgcggagaaatctaggggggtagacccgccggggcacacgttccgctgttttggggggaggagggggataacgaccgccggagcaccggaaccccaccaaaccttgcatgtggacctatgatatgtgtcaaagtgtgatgcaaggtctaatggtgcaaaagtagctcccctaaaccctaaaccctaaaatggggaggcttcgagccctaaacccctctaaatccctaaaccacgacgcgagctgcgagaaccatgcatcataaaccctaaccctaaccctaaaccctaaacctatacctaaccataaatacttaccctttaacctaaaccctagccctagcccctaaaccctagcccttaccctacacctaaccctaaccaagtagatcgagcacaccgtcgatcgtgtgataatggctctagctgcgggtatatgtgccaaagggtcccaatctttggttctccatgtgtatatgtactaaacaaacctaaaagaatgaaaagttacattggtgcaccctcgcggagaaatctagggggtagacccgccggggcacacgttcactgctttggggggaggagggggataacgaccgccggagcaccggaaccccaccaaaccttgcatgtggacctatgatatgtgtcaaagtgtgatgcaaggtctaatggtgcaaaagtagctccccggtgtgtgaccttcctcacatttgggcgataacacttagcagattttccgaagCGCGTACAGATTAATTGCTctgaaaccctgatatatgtgggggatgaacatgcatggagagtaattttgtattgcacattgtcttaattaacactaataaatattcaTCAAAAAGTAGAACTAAAAAaaaagtattagatgaaataaaatagaaagaaaaacaaataaaatgaagtatggcgcacggcaaagaagaagtcgcacggcaaaggcggctttgccgtgcactttctctggccgcacggcaaagggtggcCCACGGCAACGTCCCGGCCCTTTGCCGACCatagtttctttgccgtgcgtcgtttATTGGCTTTGCCGTCCtggattctttgccgtgcgcatttgatggactttgccgtgcggcactgGTGAGTTTGCCGTGCACACgaactttgccgtgcgccccgCTCTAACTTTACCGTGCGTATATTATTTGCCGTGAGTGCCTCtttcggcgcacggcaaagatgtctttgccgtgcggtgcctcacggcaatgataggccgcacggcagcgcctgtttttcccgtagtgatctGAAGGTCGGTTTGGAAACACGTAACGCGTCCGGTGAACCTGGCTATCTTATTATGTCCAAGGAACCAGACCCAAAATCTCCAATCGCCACGAGTTCTATTCGAACCCAATCCATGGCTGCAGCAGCTTCCGTCGCCAGCACCAGCAGCAGGTTCAGCCGCATGTGCATCAGCGAGCAGCGGATCTACGGGCCTAGGACGCTCGACGACGAGGCGCCCATCGTCCCGATAGAGGAGAGAGACGAGCTCAGATCGGAGCTTCTCGGCAAGATCGACGGCTGCTACCAACAGGCGAAGCTCCGTGGCGGGGTCGTCGCCGACGCCGGTTTCTGTTTCGGACTCCTAGACCCCGTCTCCAACATCGTCGCCGGCGTCATAATTGCCAGCGCCGCCGTCGTGAAAGCCGACCCTGACCCCGCCGTGGTGCAGAGAAAACCAGGTCTTGCCGGGAACGTAGAGCAGCGGTCGCTCGACGGCCTCGTCGCCTTCCTGGCGGCACTCTTTCCCCACCTCAACGAAGCCAGGGCCATGTGGTACCTCTGCAAAGCCGACCTGGATCCCCTCGTCGCCGCACGCCTCGTCGTTCATCACCGCGGTATGGAGCAGAGTTTCGGGTTTACATCCGACGCCACTGTCGCGGCCGTCGAGACGGCCCTCAGATGCGCCGCGGCTGCCGCCCAGCATCCAAGCCCGAAGCAGTTCGCGTCGGGGTGGAAGCTGCTTTCACATTTTCTGGAGAGGGTCGCCGCCGTGATATCAGGTCCATGTGCAGCCGTCGACCAGTTTCAGTCGATTGCCATCAAAGATATTCTGGTCATGGAACCTCAAACATCGGGTTTCAGTCTGGAGAAATCATGGGAACTTGCCTCTTCCCGCATCCTCAAGCTCAGTCCAGACCCCTTTGTACGCAACAAGGTGAATGTATTTCCTGATCGATCCACGGTGAGGCGCGTGCTGCTCACTACCATCCATGGATACTACCTGCAGGCACTTTCTCGGCTGCCCAAGGAGGGACTGCGCTCTCAGTACCACCATAGCTTGCTCCACGCCGGACACTGCTATGGTCCGCTGGATCCCGTCTCCAACATCATCCTAAATACAATCTGGTATAGCCGAGCTTTTCCTTTAGAGAAAAAAGTTGACCTAGAGGCGATCAACAGCAAGGGCCTGCTGAGAATCGCGGTCCGGTCCTTCTATGGCCTTCTCTCCTTCCTCTGCACACGCTGCGCCACAGACAACCTCTCGCCCGATGAAGCAATGCAGCGGCTGCAGGCGGCGGGGGCCGATCTCAGGATCGCTGATCCGAACCTCCTTGATGATTATAACAATGATGATGACATGGTATCTGCCAGCGTCGAACAAGCCTATGTTGCTGCCGCCACCGCTGCGCTGCACCCCAAACCTCATGACCAGGCACAGCTTCTCGGACCGTCTAATAAGTCGATGCCGCGCGTGGCCTCAGATTATCTCAAGGATGGCGGCCACCTCTCGCAGGTGGATGCTGACCACCTTGCCGAATCTTTGTTCTCATTTAGCGGGTCGGAGCGCCCCGAAACAACAATCAAGGTGGTAAATAGGCCGACCTACACGAGCATGGAACAACTAACGAGCAAGTTCTGGAACCATCACGCCGAAGTCGTCAGAACGGTGAAATCTTTACTTGACGGATACAGTCTGCAACATGGCGTACCTAAATACGAGCTGCATGTCATCTGCGGTGTCAATGAGCGTGTCAATGGCCCAGTGTACACGGCTCCTTTCAAGGGCACATTTGGTTGCTCCCACGTTAATTTTCTCGCTACCCAGTCTGCTGATACACCTCCAACTCTCTTCTTTGCTGAATTTCACAACGATGGCGGCACTCAGGAGAGGGGCTTGTGTTGCCCTGTGGACATCCCGCCACCAGGCACTGAACAAGTCCGTTGCCTTTACTGTGAGTATGTCGGGACCAGGATTGTGCATCCATCGCGGGGGAGTTTCCATGGGAGTGGCATAGAGTTTGAGAAGATGTGGGGCGGAGAAAAACTTTATTCTCATTCGTACAACAACGATGTCATCATCATGAGAAGTCTCGAGGCAACTTTGTGGGTGGATTATCTAGAAGACGATTGCATATACAACACCTATCGTCTTGATGATAAACATATAGGCGTAAAGGCCTCCATAAAGAAGGTGCTTCTTGATAAAAAAAGTGGATGGCATTGAAACACGAGCTGCTTGCACATATACATTaatgtactactccctccattctaaaatgtaaggcgtctaaggatcagCCAAAAGTGAATGATTTTgtaagtttgatcaagtttatacacaaaaatctgAATATTTATAATACTGAATCAacatcaatagattcaccatcaattttattttcttaatatgttcatattgtagatgtaaatattttttactaaatatttggtcaaagttagtaagGTTTAACTTATGATCAATctttagacgccttatattttgagACGAAGGGAGTAATAGGCAATTAACTAAGAGCATATTGAGATGAACATTACGGGCTTGCATTGCACTTATGGGTACATCAAATTAGGAGATTGGAGATCAGCTATTTTTTAGTATATGACTCGCTACGAGGAAAAGGGCGTTGCCGTGCGcctcgcctttgccgtgcggctctgCACGGCAAAGTGTATCAGTAGagcgggcgcacggcaaagaaccatTGCACGGTAAAACAActaacagcgcacggcaaagagccattgcacggtggtaaaACGATcagcggcgcacggcaaagaaacgtgTTACGGCAAAGGCCCAATTAGCGCATGGCAAAGAAGCTAACACGGCAAAGCTACaatttggcgcacggcaaagaacggtCGTATAGCTGAACGACCATATACACGCGGATAGCTGACGTGGCCTACCTCATGTCTCACCTTGGCCCCCACGACCCACACCAAACTCTCTTATACGTGCACGTGGGAGACTCCAGTCCATAGTCGAGACAGCACGCAGGAGGCTCCAGACTCCACAGCACACGGGAGGCTCCGAGCGCAGCGCCATGGCCACACAGCACGCGGCGGCGCCCGTCCTCGGCCTGCATCGCGCCCGTCCCCGGTTCCCGCGGAGGCGCCCGTCCCCGGCCTGCGGCGGCGCCCGTCCCCGGTTCCCGCGTTGGCGCCCATCCCCGGTTCCCGCGGCGGCAAGGTGCTCGACTCCGGTTCCCGAGCTTCTCATCCCCGACTCCTCCCAGAGATGGTGCGGGAGCTGAGGACAGCGGCGCCGGAGCTACATGGCGGCCATCCTCGAGCATCGCTGCCAGACGTTATCATctaatctttgccgtgcaaaatgACCTTTTCCGTGCAAATTAGCCCTTTGCCATGCAAaatggccgcacggcaaagctagCTTGTGCCGTAGTTTCAAACCTATTCACGAAAATATGCTTTTGACATGTTTGCATTAACAAAACTACATGGtaaaacctgaggttgggtggttacgtgggtggttgtacccccagtccaccagagttcaaaGCCTAGGTTTAACATCTGTGTGTCCCATGGGAGGCGGCGTTTCGATCGACAGCGAGACGTCTGTGGTGACTTTGTCCATTTCAAGATCCAATACATCGGCTCAGTCTTTCGGAAGTGCTtatagaggtagggtgtgcgtgtgtgcgttcataggggtgagtgtatacgcgtgtatgtgagcgcctgtgtttgtactgtgtttcttttAAAAAAAAACCTACATAGTAATGCATATATTTCATCTCTTTTCCTGATCAAATGAGCTCATTTTTTATTAACTTTTTAGCTCGTTAGATCTGTTGGCATATCATCGATTTTTTTTAAAGCTGAATAATAGGTTTCCCCGccgcatatttttatttattttgagttTTGTAAAGTTACAGATATACAAACAAGAGCTTCAGATCGAGAAGCTCAAAGCAGCTAACTACAAAGCTATAAACAAGAGACAGAACAAAACTGTTGTATAAGGATTGTATGCCCGCATAAGATTTCCTAGAAGCCTTGTGGAGGAGTAATCTCCTGCTTGAAAACGGATCTTGTTCTATATCACCAGCAAAGCAGAGCAAAAGGACAAGTGATTCCTTAATTTCGTAGGATGGGAGCTGCACATAGGACATGAATAATATGCGATGAAGGAATTCTTCCTCTGAAGGTGCTTCCTTGTATTTAATATGTCTATAATAAGGAGCCAGAAGAAGACTTTATGTTAGATTGGCAGCATGTCTTCCAAATATATTTGAGGGCTGGGAAAATAAGCTGATTTCCTATGGCCAATTATGTAATCAGCATAACTTCGATTTCGTCCATGAAATTTTTTATGTGGCTAGAGTTCTACACACACAACATCTAATTATCGTTTGTTCAATGCTAGGATATGGAACACAAAGTTATCCAGTCGGAAGGAGCATGTGAGGGTTTCTGAAGGCGAGCTGGTTGATGCTAGCAACATTATCACAATTGGTCCCATTGTTAGTTCAGGTTTGTTTAACCAGTCTCATATTGGCAATTGAAGGCATTCAAATTGGTTCGCTATGTGATGATGATCACTTTGTGTTCCTTTTCCTGTTGGTGCTTAAAATGATTCCTTTAGGTGATGTTCTGTGGTCATGTTCGATCGATGTGTTTCTACCGTTGCATTCGGTGTTGGGTGTGTTCCATGCATGTGTCGATTCTGAATGCATTTACTTTTTTTGAGGGAACTGAATGTGTGGCTTCATCGAGTTGAGTGTCCATCCAAAAACATGAGAAGCCCAGATCGTATACGTCGCTAACTAGTAGTACTCCATCCGGACACCGTGTTGTAACCCGAACCCGATCGAATACCTTTTTTGAGGTAAACCTGATTGAATACCTAGTCTCTACTCTCTACTATGGTCGACACGGATGCCCGTCGCGCTCCCGGAGGTCAAGCGGCACGTAGGCACAGCCATCTCCAAAATTTTAAGGCCCTAGTACGAAATGTAAGTTGGGGCCCTTAAATTATAGAAGTGTTGTACGTGTCGCAACAATCAGAGGGACGGAAGTTATATCAATGAGTTTTTCTATAATTAGATAAATTTTGAGATAAATTTTCTACGCATAAATGTTCCTATATCGTTGAGAACAAATTTAAATGAAGGCATGTTGCACAGTATTTCGCTCCAGATTAGAGGAAATAACAAATGGGTTGAAAGCAACCTAGTCAAGTTAAACCAACATCATAAGTACTAGTAGCTGACTAACATCCTAGTACCTTCTACTAGTTACATCTCTCTATAAATTAATCCGTCTGAGCACCACACCGATTAACATCTTAGTATACTCCTAAAAAATAAACTACTCTACCATTATTCATTAGAGACAAAGACACGTACTGCCTGCTGTTGCTTGTTGCCGTGGACGAAAGTGGCACCACAGGTATGAGGTATGGATGGATACAATTAGATAAAGCATATCAGCCTTGTTGTCCACAAGAGGAAACTAATGCAAAATCAATGGTAGAGGCACCCACGTTAGGTCTTTCGCAATGGTAGTTTCTTAGCATAATATCATAGGCAAAATGTCTATGTGGCACTGTAGTTAATAAGATGGGTCCTCCAAGTCTTAATTGGCACCCCTCCTGCACCCCTCCCGCATCCaccagaaaccctagccgccgccgggccaaggccgcggggcgtggcggcaGGCTTCCCTCTTGacgcggcgaggacgacggctGGGGGTTCCCCTCGATGCTGCGGCGGCAGACCTCCTGCCCACGTGTGATGGCTGGGCGACGGCGGTCGGGGGAAGGAGGGGCGACGGTGGCCAGTGATCTGTGCCGCGGCCTCCCCTGCCTCCCATCGGTGGCACATCAGTGCAGGCTGGTGGGGGGACGGGTTGCGCCATCCCCTCCCTTTCTCGCCGGTGCAGGGTGGTGACCTTGGGATTCTCCCGCTgcacgaggacgcccggggcagcagcctcgggtttgatggaggaggcggccttcttcttcgtcggaggtggtcggccaggctggtagtcctgtgtgggggatcatgggatctcacacaggtttccggcaatggtggtctagtccggggtgtcatggcggccggtgaaaactgagcctcgacctcggtcttagCGGATGATGGCGGCATCGGTCGATGTCGTTACCTTGTCaaaggcgtcatctttgcccgtcttggcactacactcggcgagttggctccgacctcggttggcggacgatggcgacgtgttgcgccactaccttcttgaaggcatcgtcgtcgcagtctgcggtctctcacttgtgctgctccgggggaaaccctaggtccgggtctcccggatcggacgatggcggcgcgccctgcgtcgttctacctcttggggcatcgtttttggagcagctgctggatgttggcggttttcggtggagtggtgttcatctaccacattgttggcgctgagtctcagtgGTATGGTGTTGCAGGGTATCAACGACAGATGTGGGATGATGTATAGGTGcgggatggtggagccgtctggcgtcatggtggcatcgacggcaggtcttgcaaggttaatgcaatgatctctcttgaagatggagtcgaggaagacggcgggagcaacttctgtggcgtgtgcgttggtgtgcgctgagagtctgcttgactggatgtgcttctcacctgctattggacgatttgggaaggcatttagttttggatgatgtgagttggtgtattgtcacccttttcatcccactgtaggtattgtaaggttgcttcgagattgatcttttgtattgtttcttgtaaggtttcgtgaataatttaataaaaaaagccgtgagcatcctttggatgcagaagctggggctacatttcccccatttcgaaaaaagttaATAAGATGAGAGAGTGGTGTTATATCTTAGCTAAGATACAATATTTGCACAGAGTCATAGGAAAAAAGCAATTTCTAGACCAATCTTATGCATACACGAGGACAAAATCATTAAATTAAGATACAACACTAAGAAACAATGCATTGTGGTGCTTGTTTCTTAGACATCGCTACTACCTAGAATAGCGCGCTAAGAGACAATGCATTGTGAAAGGTATTAGGATGAAAGGAAACTCAGGGAATCTTGTTTGGGTCtaagaaaatttcaaaaaatttgagATAAATCAAAGGGGTGGACATCTATATgggagtttagtcccacattgctaatggaactactaggaaaaaggctagCAGTGGCATACCAGATTTGGTTACCAGTGGCGCATCATGGTGTGCCACTACTAGCGTGCTGCTGCTAACTGTTAGTAATCGACATACTAGTGGTGCACcacctagtgcgccactgctaacctacaggtgcgccactgttatttcCTCGGGGTGTGCAACTGTTAAAAAAGTAGGTGTGCCAttgataaaaaaattgaaatataGATCTGGATATGGCACCTTTTTTGCATTTTTTTGCTTTTTTAAATTTTGTTCTATTCCGCTTTTAGAAATTCGTTATATTCCACATCTATGTGTCGGGGGGCTCGACATGCGACCAGAGAGGAGGGAAGGCCGGCAACCGGAGAGAATGGAGGAAGGATGTAGGAGAGGAGGGATGCTAGAGGGGGGAGGCCggagggaggagggagaggagttCGTCAGAGATGAGAAAGGAGGAGAGGAtgtagaagagaaggaggaaggatGAAGGATGGAGAAGATGGATGatgaggagaagaaagaagatgatggaggagagaatgtgtggaggaggGAGGAGAAAGGTGAATAAGAAGAGTGGGAGTGGGTGGATGGTTGTTCCAATTTCGAAGGAGGGAAAAGTTAGCAGTGATGCACCAAGTCTTGGTGCAACACTGCTAACTTTTCTCTCTTTCGGACATTTTTTAAAAGCCGTAAAAACTCTTATCTTCTTTTTGACATTGAGGAATCTAAAAATTCGATAAACGGCCACAGGccgttgaaatcggatgtaacttctTCCTTGATAcatttttatataattttttttcatcggaggtcgtatgcaaccagaagaacCATTTTACCGAAAAATGAAACCATTCTGCAAAATATATCGAAATTtatatttgttaattttcctaccAACTAGAACATATAACACATggccatctcgaaggattttgaaatttcaaatttctatcattttattttatgctttcAAAACTTAaatgtgtagggattcgttgcatagaaaacaaaaaatttcctaccgcgagaacgcaatccaagccaagatgcaatctagaagacgggagcaacgaggggatgatcgagactcacccttgaagatttccaaagcctacaagagtaggctcttgttgctgcggtagacgatcacttgccgcttgcaaaagcgcgtagaagatcatgacggtgccacaatcgggcagcacctccgtactcggtcacacgttcggtgttgatgacaacgtccttctccccgttccagcg encodes:
- the LOC124657222 gene encoding uncharacterized protein LOC124657222; amino-acid sequence: MAAAASVASTSSRFSRMCISEQRIYGPRTLDDEAPIVPIEERDELRSELLGKIDGCYQQAKLRGGVVADAGFCFGLLDPVSNIVAGVIIASAAVVKADPDPAVVQRKPGLAGNVEQRSLDGLVAFLAALFPHLNEARAMWYLCKADLDPLVAARLVVHHRGMEQSFGFTSDATVAAVETALRCAAAAAQHPSPKQFASGWKLLSHFLERVAAVISGPCAAVDQFQSIAIKDILVMEPQTSGFSLEKSWELASSRILKLSPDPFVRNKVNVFPDRSTVRRVLLTTIHGYYLQALSRLPKEGLRSQYHHSLLHAGHCYGPLDPVSNIILNTIWYSRAFPLEKKVDLEAINSKGLLRIAVRSFYGLLSFLCTRCATDNLSPDEAMQRLQAAGADLRIADPNLLDDYNNDDDMVSASVEQAYVAAATAALHPKPHDQAQLLGPSNKSMPRVASDYLKDGGHLSQVDADHLAESLFSFSGSERPETTIKVVNRPTYTSMEQLTSKFWNHHAEVVRTVKSLLDGYSLQHGVPKYELHVICGVNERVNGPVYTAPFKGTFGCSHVNFLATQSADTPPTLFFAEFHNDGGTQERGLCCPVDIPPPGTEQVRCLYCEYVGTRIVHPSRGSFHGSGIEFEKMWGGEKLYSHSYNNDVIIMRSLEATLWVDYLEDDCIYNTYRLDDKHIGVKASIKKVLLDKKSGWH